In Hippoglossus stenolepis isolate QCI-W04-F060 chromosome 13, HSTE1.2, whole genome shotgun sequence, a single genomic region encodes these proteins:
- the akap11 gene encoding A-kinase anchor protein 11 isoform X1 — MDACARIRGVPLRSRASVRKETVRDSGAQCVKSLFRNKKELCSIGLELTTRDATRLTEIHFVCLPGQCEGDEVTQQALASLPGGLCELLRSLHVDGLKNDEVLLLRDSRRLSEHKDAWPQCWLKAVCVLRHNPNTGLYPQASVASLLSLLGCYMAGVRYALELQAVQRGTAEASQPEEDDTNQSVSSIEDDFVTALEHLEEDDTGNNPSSYRKKRDVASQTVPAHKRRKELSGSRVIISSSSKKYSAQNKPGPDVSITVQRSSCVEPQWTYCSPGARVPSPVIHVSESEDSDGSSPSPIIFLDEVGYQKSLLAKLDIPTVPGGPRERVEDSDSEVSEFFDSFDQFDDVDELSSESSTLALPLDTVSAPTSQKKCTESSSSGSTSKYVSRGCSTKGMNPHRFDHPTLPANVKKPTPLKPGSPYSLHTDVPDSPRPVQTPSEENGGPLFSPVSISAFSPLVDSSGPMEYFWKTNEDSQDSSELRKPQDLCSLYKTYSDFANSLSKEILGSVCGYQSAVDISDNKNLSCVCHKEFENPSGYLMKLSEIQETVTVDKLQKKSQSLTDGIQRFATDLVEMSLGSALRDLQKGVSSCTTTLCHLAARLTSSVFQMAFHEIGMRHAFVLKERAISGLAGFLVGEAVSGALKDFLTVKKQIFHSTVSHFAADLAEELVFEGIMEVCQFSHPSTPLTPSDWSFGHRQEEEEEEEEEEVVTSYASDLSESVIQEAFIELSQADVAFTSQAAISVSLDNICYVSSENSSTNTCSTFANQQVLSSSSAAAVPGPSGEDTTCTVKKALFTVSGMASCIPVPQAGQALSHLHESEETCQYASSSPDTPQENPEGITEPSSDTTTSTQTHLYSHGTQTPIAEGEPSQGKSSFQNFSGNMVDMIVTEACELITASKMKKSFGDCADFFTKTMGSRRDTSPPDSPSKQGASRECVRYDCRDSQYLRNGGAAEQATGSQSHGRAGCEFDPRARVVVETHPVMMHTLDVPGTEMGGQRRISVPGDDSTPNTGQKSGGTPGTPPSTPQQPSEVSKEKQIKQFSKKLKSKLAKEFSPATPPSTPHYQPEPGPGPKDITPEEDKAEFMLKLMRSLSEEADGNEEEEEEALAEEVGVDVSHRCLETGSGRHDMNQMSANRMSNKEALHYAERLACHIVSMATEMDTLGVAEEEEGGEMSKGSGRRRDSVAQFSEQTLNTLWVYAGEVAGEVISDVKRMVSSGQQCPYHRALRRRSLDRSISESLHQHQHQSQLSTDQNRDWRVGRQAEQWSSDMIASVFRSPTSSSSTCSSSGLSSEYPSCESVTDEYAGYLIRVLKKEGGSRELVLDQYASRLAYRSIKQGLAHASRKVKQRTPSLRLHSSKSLPDEWKASSSEASSPKDRAESVASPSGEDAQCCCSDSEEQREYMDLVNFAESLAYNITCDVTRKLQLSSVRLPKSHTDSCLYKKSKFEDMAENLIRNSFSCPLLSKEGKSKHYHSTGSLYDGGYSSRVVQVIDHYARKIVDDTLKMSLSSVGHSSREHQRTQGHSHTQRLSEGPAGGVALGERTCRYCQVQECPYCTKHSRHRQPGSKRRKRGSDGQTRAERLPSLDIPKIHIDLDHRAAFAEDMVSMAMETAKRELSNTSLNADSGIGHDGTSYAESLTAEIMTSAITNICQAANTSSPGREATESTVSQQLSVGDDSLGSWSNLSFEDEHADDNSSFLHLSDSSNGNSSSWSSLGLEGEACEERMSFSPSDSDNTEDKEAEVKEESSGTLCVDRTQVQAPRTGLVVVNSDVRELRRSPQHVGLDPQLRSMLQWLAASMADIPQIQLSPDRELQQLPVVVQRLRERRWRVGELLHMLLRYCEESQTHVGQSQAREEALQGAREPHRSPPLFQWLLEHA; from the exons ATGGACGCCTGTGCCCGTATTCGAGGAGTCCCACTAAGGTCCAGGGCCTCGGTTCGAAAAGAG actgTGCGTGACAGTGGGGCTCAGTGTGTGAAGAGCCTCTTCAGGAACAAAAAGGAGCTATGCAGCATTGGCCTGGAGCTGACGACCAGAGACGCCACGAGACTGACAGAG attcattttgtgtgtctgcctggACAATGTGAAGGGGACGAGGTCACCCAGCAG GCTCTAGCCTCTCTGCCAGGAGGGCTGTGTGAGCTCCTCCGGTCCCTCCATGTCGACGGCCTCAAAAATGACGAGGTTCTGCTGCTCAGAGACTCGCGCAGGCTGTCGGAGCACAAGGACGCTTGGCCTCAG TGTTGGTTAAAAGCCGTGTGTGTGCTGAGGCATAACCCCAACACCGGCCTGTACCCTCAGGCCAGTGTGGCGTCTCTACTGAGCTTGCTGGGCTGCTACATGGCCGGTGTCCGCTACGCTTTAGAGCTTCAGGCGGTTCAGAGGGGCACAGCTGAGGCCAGTCAGCCGGAGGAGGACGACACCAACCAGTCGGTCTCATCCATCGAAGACGACTTTGTCACGGCCTTGGAGCATCTGGAGGAGGACGACACGGGAAACAATCCCT CTTCATATCGTAAAAAGCGCGACGTGGCATCGCAGACAGTCCCAGCCCataagaggagaaaagaacTATCAGGCTCCCGTGTTATCATTAGCTCATCTTCCAAGAAGTATTCAGCCCAAAACAAGCCGGGTCCGGACGTGTCCATCACAGTGCAGAGGTCATCGTGTGTGGAACCGCAGTGGACTTACTGCAGTCCTGGGGCTCGTGTCCCTTCTCCTGTGATTCATGTCAGTGAATCAGAGGACTCCGACGGCTCCAGCCCCAGTCCGATCATTTTCCTGGACGAGGTGGGCTACCAGAAGAGCCTGTTGGCCAAGCTGGACATCCCCACGGTGCCGGGGGGCCCCAGGGAGCGAGTTGAAGACTCAGACTCTGAAGTCAGTGAGTTCTTTGACAGTTTTGATCAGTTTGATGACGTGGATGAGCTGAGCTCAGAGAGCTCCACTCTTGCACTGCCTCTGGACACCGTCAGTGCTCCCACCTCACAGAAAAAGTGCACCGAGTCCAGCTCCAGTGGGTCGACATCCAAATATGTTTCTCGGGGCTGCTCAACCAAGGGTATGAATCCTCACCGCTTCGACCACCCCACACTCCCAGCCAATGTGAAAAAACCTACTCCTCTGAAACCAGGCTCTCCCTACTCACTTCACACTGACGTGCCTGACTCCCCTCGACCCGTGCAGACCCCCTCAGAGGAAAACGGCGGCCCACTCTTCAGTCCTGTCAGCATCTCGGCCTTCAGCCCTCTGGTGGACTCAAGTGGACCAATGGAATACTTTTGGAAGACAAATGAAGATAGTCAGGACAGCTCCGAGCTACGTAAACCCCAGGACCTCTGCTCTCTGTATAAGACCTACTCAGACTTTGCCAACAGCCTCTCCAAAGAAATTCTGGGGTCTGTGTGTGGCTACCAGTCTGCTGTTGACATCAGTGACAACAAGAATCTCAGCTGCGTCTGCCACAAGGAATTTGAGAATCCTTCGGGTTACCTGATGAAGCTCTCAGAAATACAGGAGACTGTGACAGTGGACAAGTTGCAGAAGAAGTCTCAGTCTCTGACCGATGGCATTCAGAGGTTTGCCACAGACCTGGTGGAAATGAGCCTGGGCAGTGCCTTGAGAGACCTTCAAAAAGGTGTGTCCTCCTGTACCACCACCTTGTGTCACTTAGCTGCGAGGCTCACCTCCTCAGTGTTTCAGATGGCCTTCCACGAGATCGGGATGCGCCACGCCTTTGTGTTGAAGGAGCGAGCAATCAGTGGATTGGCTGGTTTCCTGGTGGGAGAGGCTGTGTCCGGGGCGCTGAAGGACTTCCTGACTgtgaaaaaacagatttttcacaGCACAGTTTCACATTTCGCTGCTGACCTGGCTGAAGAGCTTGTGTTTGAAGGTATTATGGAAGTGTGTCAGTTCTCCCACCCCTCAACCCCTCTCACCCCTAGTGATTGGTCCTTTGGCCATaggcaagaggaggaagaggaagaggaagaggaggaggtggttaCCTCCTACGCTTCAGATTTGTCTGAGTCTGTTATCCAGGAGGCCTTCATAGAGCTCTCTCAGGCCGATGTTGCCTTCACCAGCCAAGCAGCTATTAGTGTGTCTCTGGACAACATCTGTTACGTCAGTTCAGAGAACAGCAGCACTAACACCTGTAGTACCTTTGCCAACCAGCAGGTTTTAAGTTCCAGCTCAGCTGCAGCGGTTCCAGGGCCCTCAGGAGAAGATACTACCTGCACGGTGAAGAAAGCCCTGTTCACTGTCTCGGGGATGGCCAGTTGTATTCCTGTGCCCCAGGCCGGCCAAGCCCTGTCCCACCTTCACGAGTCTGAGGAGACCTGTCAGTATGCGTCCAGTTCACCAGATACCCCACAGGAAAACCCTGAAGGAATAACTGAACCCTCCTCTGACACCACCACATCTACACAGACTCACCTGTACAGTCATGGAACACAGACCCCCATAGCTGAAGGAGAGCCCTCCCAAGGAAAGTCCTCCTTCCAAAACTTCTCTGGCAACATGGTGGATATGATAGTTACTGAGGCTTGTGAGCTAATAACTGCTtcaaagatgaagaagagtttCGGTGACTGTGCCGATTTCTTCACTAAGACAATGGGAAGCCGGAGGGACACTTCTCCACCAGATTCCCCGTCGAAGCAGGGAGCCAGCAGGGAGTGTGTCAGGTATGATTGTAGAGATTCACAGTATCTGAGGAATGGCGGAGCTGCAGAACAAGCAACGGGCTCTCAAAGCCACGGGAGAGCCGGCTGTGAGTTCGACCCTAGGGCCAGAGTTGTGGTTGAAACTCATCCTGTAATGATGCATACTCTTGATGTGCCGGGTACTGAGATGGGTGGACAAAGGAGGATATCTGTTCCTGGGGATGACTCAACTCCAAACACTGGCCAGAAATCTGGTGGGACTCCCGGCACGCCTCCTTCTACCCCTCAGCAGCCCAGTGAGGTCTCCAAGGAGAAGCAGATAAAACAGTTCTCCAAGAAGTTGAAAAGCAAACTGGCCAAAGAGTTTTCCCCTGCTACCCCGCCTTCCACCCCTCACTATCAGCCCGAGCCTGGCCCAGGGCCAAAAGACATCACCCCTGAAGAAGACAAGGCCGAGTTTATGCTCAAACTGATGAGGTCTCTCTCTGAGGAGGCAGATGgcaacgaggaggaggaggaggaagcgttGGCAGAAGAGGTTGGTGTTGATGTCAGTCACAGATGTTTAGAGACGGGGAGTGGCCGGCATGACATGAACCAGATGTCGGCTAACAGGATGTCCAACAAAGAAGCTCTCCACTACGCCGAGCGGTTGGCTTGTCACAtcgtctccatggcaacagagaTGGACACGCTGGGAgtagcagaggaggaggaggggggagagatgAGCAAGGGcagcgggaggaggagagacagcgTGGCTCAGTTCTCGGAGCAGACACTCAACACGTTGTGGGTGTATGCTGGGGAGGTGGCGGGAGAGGTGATCAGCGACGTGAAGAGGATGGTGAGCTCTGGTCAGCAGTGTCCATATCACAGAGCTCTCAGACGAAGGAGCCTGGACAGATCTATCTCTGAAAGTTTGCACCAACACCAACATCAGTCTCAACTCAGTACAGACCAGAACAGAGACTGGAGGGTGGGGAGGCAGGCGGAGCAGTGGTCCAGTGACATGATAGCCTCCGTCTTTCGCTCTCCCACCTCCAGTTCAAGCACCTGCTCCAGCTCCGGTCTGTCCTCGGAGTATCCCAGCTGTGAGAGTGTGACAGATGAATATGCTGGCTACCTCATCAGGGTGCTGAAAAAAGAGGGAGGTAGTAGGGAGCTGGTGCTGGACCAGTACGCTAGCCGCCTGGCCTACCGATCCATAAAACAAGGCTTGGCTCATGCTAGTCGCAAGGTCAAGCAGAGAACCCCAAGCTTGCGCCTTCACTCCTCCAAGTCGCTGCCAGATGAATGGAAAGCTTCGAGTAGTGAGGCCTCGTCACCcaaggacagagcagagtcGGTGGCGTCCCCGTCAGGCGAGGACGCTCAGTGTTGCTGCAGCGACTCTGAAGAGCAGAGGGAGTACATGGACCTGGTCAACTTCGCAGAGTCTTTAGCGTACAACATCACCTGTGACGTCACACGCAAGCTGCAGCTCTCCTCCGTGCGACTGCCCAAGTCTCATACGGACTCCTGTCTTTATAAGAAatccaaatttgaagacatggCAGAGAATCTCATCAGGAACTCCTTCTCCTGCCCCCTGTTGTCCAAAGAGGGTAAAAGCAAGCATTACCACAGTACAGGAAGCCTGTATGATGGAGGCTACAGCAGCAGGGTGGTACAGGTCATTGATCATTACGCCAGGAAAATAGTTGACGACACTTTGAAGATGAGCCTGTCTTCAGTTGGACATTCATCCCGGGAGCATCAGAGGACGCAAGGCCACTCTCACACCCAGAGGCTGTCTGAGGGGCCAGCAGGGGGCGTAGCTCTCGGGGAGAGGACGTGCCGCTATTGTCAGGTCCAGGAGTGTCCGTACTGCACCAAACACAGCCGgcaccgccagcctgggtcaaagaggaggaaaagagggtCAGACGGTCAGACAAGAGCCGAGCGCCTCCCCAGCCTGGACATTCCCAAGATTCACATCGACCTGGACCACAGGGCAGCGTTTGCAGAGGATATGGTATCCATGGCGATGGAGACGGCTAAACGCGAGCTGAGCAACACCAGCCTTAATGCCGACAGTGGCATCGGTCATGATGGAACCAGCTACGCTGAGAGTCTGACTGCAGAGATCATGACATCAGCCATAACCAACATCTGCCAGGCTGCCAACACCAG CTCTCCAGGGAGGGAAGCCACTGAGTCGACCGTGTCCCAGCAGCTGAGTGTCGGAGACGACAGTCTGGGCAGCTGGTCCAACCTGAGCTTTGAGGATGAGCATGCAGACGACAACAGCAGCTTCCTGCACCTCAGTGACAG cagcaaTGGGAACAGCAGTAGCTGGAGCAGTCTGGGCCTGGAGGGGGAGGCGTGCGAGGAGCGCATGTCCTTCTCCCCCTCTGACAG TGACAACACAGAGGACAAGGAGGCTGAGGTCAAGGAGGAATCCAGCG GGACTCTGTGCGTGGACAGGACCCAGGTGCAGGCTCCCAGGACCGGACTGGTCGTAGTGAACTCAGACGTCAGGGAGCTCCGGCGCAGTCCTCAGCACGTCGGCCTGGATCCTCAGCTCAGGAGCATGTTGCAGTGGCTGGCAGCCTCCATGGCCGACATTCCCCAGATCCAGCTGAGTCctgacagagagctgcagcag CTCCCTGTGGTCGTCCAGAGGCTTCGGGAGAGGAGGTGGCGTGTGGGGGAGCTGCTGCACATGCTGCTGCGCTACTGTGAAGAGAGTCAGACGCACGTCGGCCAGTCCCAGGCCCGAGAGGAGGCCCTGCAGGGGGCCAGAGAACCACACCGCTCCCCACCCCTCTTCCAGTGGCTCCTGGAGCACGCCTag
- the akap11 gene encoding A-kinase anchor protein 11 isoform X2, translated as MDACARIRGVPLRSRASVRKETVRDSGAQCVKSLFRNKKELCSIGLELTTRDATRLTEIHFVCLPGQCEGDEVTQQALASLPGGLCELLRSLHVDGLKNDEVLLLRDSRRLSEHKDAWPQCWLKAVCVLRHNPNTGLYPQASVASLLSLLGCYMAGVRYALELQAVQRGTAEASQPEEDDTNQSVSSIEDDFVTALEHLEEDDTGNNPSSYRKKRDVASQTVPAHKRRKELSGSRVIISSSSKKYSAQNKPGPDVSITVQRSSCVEPQWTYCSPGARVPSPVIHVSESEDSDGSSPSPIIFLDEVGYQKSLLAKLDIPTVPGGPRERVEDSDSEVSEFFDSFDQFDDVDELSSESSTLALPLDTVSAPTSQKKCTESSSSGSTSKYVSRGCSTKGMNPHRFDHPTLPANVKKPTPLKPGSPYSLHTDVPDSPRPVQTPSEENGGPLFSPVSISAFSPLVDSSGPMEYFWKTNEDSQDSSELRKPQDLCSLYKTYSDFANSLSKEILGSVCGYQSAVDISDNKNLSCVCHKEFENPSGYLMKLSEIQETVTVDKLQKKSQSLTDGIQRFATDLVEMSLGSALRDLQKGVSSCTTTLCHLAARLTSSVFQMAFHEIGMRHAFVLKERAISGLAGFLVGEAVSGALKDFLTVKKQIFHSTVSHFAADLAEELVFEGIMEVCQFSHPSTPLTPSDWSFGHRQEEEEEEEEEEVVTSYASDLSESVIQEAFIELSQADVAFTSQAAISVSLDNICYVSSENSSTNTCSTFANQQVLSSSSAAAVPGPSGEDTTCTVKKALFTVSGMASCIPVPQAGQALSHLHESEETCQYASSSPDTPQENPEGITEPSSDTTTSTQTHLYSHGTQTPIAEGEPSQGKSSFQNFSGNMVDMIVTEACELITASKMKKSFGDCADFFTKTMGSRRDTSPPDSPSKQGASRECVRYDCRDSQYLRNGGAAEQATGSQSHGRAGCEFDPRARVVVETHPVMMHTLDVPGTEMGGQRRISVPGDDSTPNTGQKSGGTPGTPPSTPQQPSEVSKEKQIKQFSKKLKSKLAKEFSPATPPSTPHYQPEPGPGPKDITPEEDKAEFMLKLMRSLSEEADGNEEEEEEALAEEVGVDVSHRCLETGSGRHDMNQMSANRMSNKEALHYAERLACHIVSMATEMDTLGVAEEEEGGEMSKGSGRRRDSVAQFSEQTLNTLWVYAGEVAGEVISDVKRMVSSGQQCPYHRALRRRSLDRSISESLHQHQHQSQLSTDQNRDWRVGRQAEQWSSDMIASVFRSPTSSSSTCSSSGLSSEYPSCESVTDEYAGYLIRVLKKEGGSRELVLDQYASRLAYRSIKQGLAHASRKVKQRTPSLRLHSSKSLPDEWKASSSEASSPKDRAESVASPSGEDAQCCCSDSEEQREYMDLVNFAESLAYNITCDVTRKLQLSSVRLPKSHTDSCLYKKSKFEDMAENLIRNSFSCPLLSKEGKSKHYHSTGSLYDGGYSSRVVQVIDHYARKIVDDTLKMSLSSVGHSSREHQRTQGHSHTQRLSEGPAGGVALGERTCRYCQVQECPYCTKHSRHRQPGSKRRKRGSDGQTRAERLPSLDIPKIHIDLDHRAAFAEDMVSMAMETAKRELSNTSLNADSGIGHDGTSYAESLTAEIMTSAITNICQAANTSSPGREATESTVSQQLSVGDDSLGSWSNLSFEDEHADDNSSFLHLSDSNGNSSSWSSLGLEGEACEERMSFSPSDSDNTEDKEAEVKEESSGTLCVDRTQVQAPRTGLVVVNSDVRELRRSPQHVGLDPQLRSMLQWLAASMADIPQIQLSPDRELQQLPVVVQRLRERRWRVGELLHMLLRYCEESQTHVGQSQAREEALQGAREPHRSPPLFQWLLEHA; from the exons ATGGACGCCTGTGCCCGTATTCGAGGAGTCCCACTAAGGTCCAGGGCCTCGGTTCGAAAAGAG actgTGCGTGACAGTGGGGCTCAGTGTGTGAAGAGCCTCTTCAGGAACAAAAAGGAGCTATGCAGCATTGGCCTGGAGCTGACGACCAGAGACGCCACGAGACTGACAGAG attcattttgtgtgtctgcctggACAATGTGAAGGGGACGAGGTCACCCAGCAG GCTCTAGCCTCTCTGCCAGGAGGGCTGTGTGAGCTCCTCCGGTCCCTCCATGTCGACGGCCTCAAAAATGACGAGGTTCTGCTGCTCAGAGACTCGCGCAGGCTGTCGGAGCACAAGGACGCTTGGCCTCAG TGTTGGTTAAAAGCCGTGTGTGTGCTGAGGCATAACCCCAACACCGGCCTGTACCCTCAGGCCAGTGTGGCGTCTCTACTGAGCTTGCTGGGCTGCTACATGGCCGGTGTCCGCTACGCTTTAGAGCTTCAGGCGGTTCAGAGGGGCACAGCTGAGGCCAGTCAGCCGGAGGAGGACGACACCAACCAGTCGGTCTCATCCATCGAAGACGACTTTGTCACGGCCTTGGAGCATCTGGAGGAGGACGACACGGGAAACAATCCCT CTTCATATCGTAAAAAGCGCGACGTGGCATCGCAGACAGTCCCAGCCCataagaggagaaaagaacTATCAGGCTCCCGTGTTATCATTAGCTCATCTTCCAAGAAGTATTCAGCCCAAAACAAGCCGGGTCCGGACGTGTCCATCACAGTGCAGAGGTCATCGTGTGTGGAACCGCAGTGGACTTACTGCAGTCCTGGGGCTCGTGTCCCTTCTCCTGTGATTCATGTCAGTGAATCAGAGGACTCCGACGGCTCCAGCCCCAGTCCGATCATTTTCCTGGACGAGGTGGGCTACCAGAAGAGCCTGTTGGCCAAGCTGGACATCCCCACGGTGCCGGGGGGCCCCAGGGAGCGAGTTGAAGACTCAGACTCTGAAGTCAGTGAGTTCTTTGACAGTTTTGATCAGTTTGATGACGTGGATGAGCTGAGCTCAGAGAGCTCCACTCTTGCACTGCCTCTGGACACCGTCAGTGCTCCCACCTCACAGAAAAAGTGCACCGAGTCCAGCTCCAGTGGGTCGACATCCAAATATGTTTCTCGGGGCTGCTCAACCAAGGGTATGAATCCTCACCGCTTCGACCACCCCACACTCCCAGCCAATGTGAAAAAACCTACTCCTCTGAAACCAGGCTCTCCCTACTCACTTCACACTGACGTGCCTGACTCCCCTCGACCCGTGCAGACCCCCTCAGAGGAAAACGGCGGCCCACTCTTCAGTCCTGTCAGCATCTCGGCCTTCAGCCCTCTGGTGGACTCAAGTGGACCAATGGAATACTTTTGGAAGACAAATGAAGATAGTCAGGACAGCTCCGAGCTACGTAAACCCCAGGACCTCTGCTCTCTGTATAAGACCTACTCAGACTTTGCCAACAGCCTCTCCAAAGAAATTCTGGGGTCTGTGTGTGGCTACCAGTCTGCTGTTGACATCAGTGACAACAAGAATCTCAGCTGCGTCTGCCACAAGGAATTTGAGAATCCTTCGGGTTACCTGATGAAGCTCTCAGAAATACAGGAGACTGTGACAGTGGACAAGTTGCAGAAGAAGTCTCAGTCTCTGACCGATGGCATTCAGAGGTTTGCCACAGACCTGGTGGAAATGAGCCTGGGCAGTGCCTTGAGAGACCTTCAAAAAGGTGTGTCCTCCTGTACCACCACCTTGTGTCACTTAGCTGCGAGGCTCACCTCCTCAGTGTTTCAGATGGCCTTCCACGAGATCGGGATGCGCCACGCCTTTGTGTTGAAGGAGCGAGCAATCAGTGGATTGGCTGGTTTCCTGGTGGGAGAGGCTGTGTCCGGGGCGCTGAAGGACTTCCTGACTgtgaaaaaacagatttttcacaGCACAGTTTCACATTTCGCTGCTGACCTGGCTGAAGAGCTTGTGTTTGAAGGTATTATGGAAGTGTGTCAGTTCTCCCACCCCTCAACCCCTCTCACCCCTAGTGATTGGTCCTTTGGCCATaggcaagaggaggaagaggaagaggaagaggaggaggtggttaCCTCCTACGCTTCAGATTTGTCTGAGTCTGTTATCCAGGAGGCCTTCATAGAGCTCTCTCAGGCCGATGTTGCCTTCACCAGCCAAGCAGCTATTAGTGTGTCTCTGGACAACATCTGTTACGTCAGTTCAGAGAACAGCAGCACTAACACCTGTAGTACCTTTGCCAACCAGCAGGTTTTAAGTTCCAGCTCAGCTGCAGCGGTTCCAGGGCCCTCAGGAGAAGATACTACCTGCACGGTGAAGAAAGCCCTGTTCACTGTCTCGGGGATGGCCAGTTGTATTCCTGTGCCCCAGGCCGGCCAAGCCCTGTCCCACCTTCACGAGTCTGAGGAGACCTGTCAGTATGCGTCCAGTTCACCAGATACCCCACAGGAAAACCCTGAAGGAATAACTGAACCCTCCTCTGACACCACCACATCTACACAGACTCACCTGTACAGTCATGGAACACAGACCCCCATAGCTGAAGGAGAGCCCTCCCAAGGAAAGTCCTCCTTCCAAAACTTCTCTGGCAACATGGTGGATATGATAGTTACTGAGGCTTGTGAGCTAATAACTGCTtcaaagatgaagaagagtttCGGTGACTGTGCCGATTTCTTCACTAAGACAATGGGAAGCCGGAGGGACACTTCTCCACCAGATTCCCCGTCGAAGCAGGGAGCCAGCAGGGAGTGTGTCAGGTATGATTGTAGAGATTCACAGTATCTGAGGAATGGCGGAGCTGCAGAACAAGCAACGGGCTCTCAAAGCCACGGGAGAGCCGGCTGTGAGTTCGACCCTAGGGCCAGAGTTGTGGTTGAAACTCATCCTGTAATGATGCATACTCTTGATGTGCCGGGTACTGAGATGGGTGGACAAAGGAGGATATCTGTTCCTGGGGATGACTCAACTCCAAACACTGGCCAGAAATCTGGTGGGACTCCCGGCACGCCTCCTTCTACCCCTCAGCAGCCCAGTGAGGTCTCCAAGGAGAAGCAGATAAAACAGTTCTCCAAGAAGTTGAAAAGCAAACTGGCCAAAGAGTTTTCCCCTGCTACCCCGCCTTCCACCCCTCACTATCAGCCCGAGCCTGGCCCAGGGCCAAAAGACATCACCCCTGAAGAAGACAAGGCCGAGTTTATGCTCAAACTGATGAGGTCTCTCTCTGAGGAGGCAGATGgcaacgaggaggaggaggaggaagcgttGGCAGAAGAGGTTGGTGTTGATGTCAGTCACAGATGTTTAGAGACGGGGAGTGGCCGGCATGACATGAACCAGATGTCGGCTAACAGGATGTCCAACAAAGAAGCTCTCCACTACGCCGAGCGGTTGGCTTGTCACAtcgtctccatggcaacagagaTGGACACGCTGGGAgtagcagaggaggaggaggggggagagatgAGCAAGGGcagcgggaggaggagagacagcgTGGCTCAGTTCTCGGAGCAGACACTCAACACGTTGTGGGTGTATGCTGGGGAGGTGGCGGGAGAGGTGATCAGCGACGTGAAGAGGATGGTGAGCTCTGGTCAGCAGTGTCCATATCACAGAGCTCTCAGACGAAGGAGCCTGGACAGATCTATCTCTGAAAGTTTGCACCAACACCAACATCAGTCTCAACTCAGTACAGACCAGAACAGAGACTGGAGGGTGGGGAGGCAGGCGGAGCAGTGGTCCAGTGACATGATAGCCTCCGTCTTTCGCTCTCCCACCTCCAGTTCAAGCACCTGCTCCAGCTCCGGTCTGTCCTCGGAGTATCCCAGCTGTGAGAGTGTGACAGATGAATATGCTGGCTACCTCATCAGGGTGCTGAAAAAAGAGGGAGGTAGTAGGGAGCTGGTGCTGGACCAGTACGCTAGCCGCCTGGCCTACCGATCCATAAAACAAGGCTTGGCTCATGCTAGTCGCAAGGTCAAGCAGAGAACCCCAAGCTTGCGCCTTCACTCCTCCAAGTCGCTGCCAGATGAATGGAAAGCTTCGAGTAGTGAGGCCTCGTCACCcaaggacagagcagagtcGGTGGCGTCCCCGTCAGGCGAGGACGCTCAGTGTTGCTGCAGCGACTCTGAAGAGCAGAGGGAGTACATGGACCTGGTCAACTTCGCAGAGTCTTTAGCGTACAACATCACCTGTGACGTCACACGCAAGCTGCAGCTCTCCTCCGTGCGACTGCCCAAGTCTCATACGGACTCCTGTCTTTATAAGAAatccaaatttgaagacatggCAGAGAATCTCATCAGGAACTCCTTCTCCTGCCCCCTGTTGTCCAAAGAGGGTAAAAGCAAGCATTACCACAGTACAGGAAGCCTGTATGATGGAGGCTACAGCAGCAGGGTGGTACAGGTCATTGATCATTACGCCAGGAAAATAGTTGACGACACTTTGAAGATGAGCCTGTCTTCAGTTGGACATTCATCCCGGGAGCATCAGAGGACGCAAGGCCACTCTCACACCCAGAGGCTGTCTGAGGGGCCAGCAGGGGGCGTAGCTCTCGGGGAGAGGACGTGCCGCTATTGTCAGGTCCAGGAGTGTCCGTACTGCACCAAACACAGCCGgcaccgccagcctgggtcaaagaggaggaaaagagggtCAGACGGTCAGACAAGAGCCGAGCGCCTCCCCAGCCTGGACATTCCCAAGATTCACATCGACCTGGACCACAGGGCAGCGTTTGCAGAGGATATGGTATCCATGGCGATGGAGACGGCTAAACGCGAGCTGAGCAACACCAGCCTTAATGCCGACAGTGGCATCGGTCATGATGGAACCAGCTACGCTGAGAGTCTGACTGCAGAGATCATGACATCAGCCATAACCAACATCTGCCAGGCTGCCAACACCAG CTCTCCAGGGAGGGAAGCCACTGAGTCGACCGTGTCCCAGCAGCTGAGTGTCGGAGACGACAGTCTGGGCAGCTGGTCCAACCTGAGCTTTGAGGATGAGCATGCAGACGACAACAGCAGCTTCCTGCACCTCAGTGACAG caaTGGGAACAGCAGTAGCTGGAGCAGTCTGGGCCTGGAGGGGGAGGCGTGCGAGGAGCGCATGTCCTTCTCCCCCTCTGACAG TGACAACACAGAGGACAAGGAGGCTGAGGTCAAGGAGGAATCCAGCG GGACTCTGTGCGTGGACAGGACCCAGGTGCAGGCTCCCAGGACCGGACTGGTCGTAGTGAACTCAGACGTCAGGGAGCTCCGGCGCAGTCCTCAGCACGTCGGCCTGGATCCTCAGCTCAGGAGCATGTTGCAGTGGCTGGCAGCCTCCATGGCCGACATTCCCCAGATCCAGCTGAGTCctgacagagagctgcagcag CTCCCTGTGGTCGTCCAGAGGCTTCGGGAGAGGAGGTGGCGTGTGGGGGAGCTGCTGCACATGCTGCTGCGCTACTGTGAAGAGAGTCAGACGCACGTCGGCCAGTCCCAGGCCCGAGAGGAGGCCCTGCAGGGGGCCAGAGAACCACACCGCTCCCCACCCCTCTTCCAGTGGCTCCTGGAGCACGCCTag